From one Magnolia sinica isolate HGM2019 chromosome 18, MsV1, whole genome shotgun sequence genomic stretch:
- the LOC131232917 gene encoding lanC-like protein GCR2, giving the protein MKSPRTRMISISALKLHVTFICGRAGVCALSAVAAKNAGDHALLNHYLSQFKAMYYLIWPSFLLGVSGLCMNCHFIGYGRERNHQGWNTIS; this is encoded by the exons ATGAAGTCACCAAGAACAAGAATGATCTCAATCTCTGCATTGAAATT ACATGTGACATTCATCTGTGGTCGGGCTGGTGTGTGCGCCCTTAGTGCCGTGGCTGCAAAGAACGCTGGGGATCATGCACTGCTCAACCACTACCTATCCCAGTTCAAAGCG ATGTACTACCTCATTTGGCCATCATTTCTCTTGGGGGTTTCTGGACTGTGTATGAATTGCCACTTCATAGGGTATGGTCGTGAACGAAATCATCAAGGATGGAATACGATTAGCTAA